Genomic DNA from Hymenobacter sp. BRD128:
CTAGCCTGGGCGCTGGGCCAGGTGCCCGCCGCCGACGTGTGGGGCATCGGCCGGCAGTACGCCGGCAAGCTCACGGCTGCCGGCATCGACTCGGCCGCCGACCTGGCCCGGGTTTCCGAGCCCTGGGCGCGCAAGCACCTGGGTGGGGTAGTGGGGGTGCGCCTGGTGCAGGAGCTTCAGGGCCAGCCCTGCGCGGGCCTGCACCCTTCCGAAGATGGCACGCTGAGCCGGCAGAGCATCAGCTGCTCGCGCACGTTTGGCCAACCCCTGCACGTTCAGGCTGAGGTACTGGCAGCCGTCGCCACGTTCCTGGCCGGCGCGGCGGAAAAGCTGCGGCGACAAGGCGACCTGGCGCACCTGCTCACGGTGTACCTGGGCAAGAACCGGTACTCGGCCGCGGTAACGCCGCCCTACTCGCGCTCGGCTACCCTGACGCTACCGAGTGGACCCACGGCCGACACGCGGGTGCTGCTGAGCTACGCCCACCTATTGCTCGACCGCATCTGGGAGCCTGGCGTGCCGTACCACAAAGCCGGCGTCGTGCTCGACGGCCTGGAGCCCCCGGGCCAGGGGCAGCAGCTGGATTTATTCGCGGCTATCCCGGTGGCCCCTACTTTCCCCACGGTCCCGGAGCAGCCGCGCTTGATGCGCGCCCTCGATGCGTTGAACAGTCGCTTTGGTCGGGGCACGGTTCGCCTGGCTAGCGCCGTCGTGCTGTCCCGTCAGCGCCGGCCCGATAGCCGGGCACCCTGGGAAGGCAAAGCGCAGTGGCGCACGCCAGCCTATACGACCCGGCTGGAAGATTTATTACTCGTCAATTAGTTAACTTAACTCTACCCGCCCGGCTAAGCGCTCTGGGCCAGCGTCACCGAATACTCCAACTTGAACCCCGGCCCGAACACCTGCCTGAGTACCTCCTTCAGCTCCTCCACATACGTGCTTTCAATGTGGTCGTAGATGCGCTGGTCAGGAACGCCAAGCTCCAGCACTCCATTTTGGAAAACAAGCGGTTGCAGAGGCTTAAACC
This window encodes:
- a CDS encoding Y-family DNA polymerase produces the protein MFALLDANNFYVSCERVFQPRLEGKPVVVLSNNDANIISRSAEAKALGLQMGDPYFQVKELLRQHEVQVFSSNYPLYGDMSRRVMHHLAQQVPGLEIYSIDEAFMDLHGLEKHLTPYLGNLETFARQLRAGVKRSTGIPTCVGVAPTKTLAKLANRIAKKKPQFEGVVHLDTPARLAWALGQVPAADVWGIGRQYAGKLTAAGIDSAADLARVSEPWARKHLGGVVGVRLVQELQGQPCAGLHPSEDGTLSRQSISCSRTFGQPLHVQAEVLAAVATFLAGAAEKLRRQGDLAHLLTVYLGKNRYSAAVTPPYSRSATLTLPSGPTADTRVLLSYAHLLLDRIWEPGVPYHKAGVVLDGLEPPGQGQQLDLFAAIPVAPTFPTVPEQPRLMRALDALNSRFGRGTVRLASAVVLSRQRRPDSRAPWEGKAQWRTPAYTTRLEDLLLVN